A part of Andrena cerasifolii isolate SP2316 chromosome 10, iyAndCera1_principal, whole genome shotgun sequence genomic DNA contains:
- the LOC143374027 gene encoding casein kinase I isoform X2 has product MLQSLRISNQLAMSVAKNDFIVGGKYRLMRKIGSGSFGDIYLGINISNGEEVAVKLESVRARHPQLLYESKLYKILHGGVGIPHIRWYGQEREYNVLVMDLLGPSLEDLFTFCSRRFTIKTVLMLADQMIGRIEYVHCKHFIHRDIKPDNFLMGIGRHCNKLFIIDFGLAKKYRDSRTRVHIIYREDKNLTGTARYASINAHLGIEQSRRDDMESLGYVLMYFNRGSLPWQGLKAATKKQKYEKISEKKMSTPVEVLCKGFPAEFAMYLNYTRGLRFEESPDYMYLRQLFRILFRTLNHQYDYTFDWTMLKQKVVTSSVSSGATAGGAVQVAQGAQGQTQAQGQPPALANAQSGVR; this is encoded by the exons ATGTTGCAATCATTACGCATTAGTAACCAA TTGGCGATGTCAGTAGCGAAGAATGATTTTATCGTGGGTGGCAAATACAGGCTGATGAGGAAGATCGGCTCAGGATCCTTCGGCGACATTTACCTCGGTATCAACATCTCTAATGGCGAG GAAGTTGCCGTTAAATTGGAGAGCGTGCGTGCTCGACATCCACAACTCTTATACGAGTCAAAGCTATATAAAATTCTACATGGAGGTGTAGGGATTCCTCATATACGTTG GTATGGACAAGAACGGGAATATAATGTACTTGTTATGGACCTTCTTGGTCCGTCTCTGGAAGACCTCTTCACTTTTTGCTCGAGAAGGTTTACAATTAAAACGGTCTTAATGCTGGCGGATCAGATGATCGGAAGGATCGAGTACGTTCATTGCAAACATTTCATCCACAGAGATATCAAGCCAGATAACTTCTTAATGGGTATCGGCCGTCATTGTAATAAG CTGTTTATTATTGATTTTGGATTAGCTAAAAAATATAGAGATAGTCGCACGAGAGTGCATATAATCTATCGGGAAGACAAAAATTTAACAGGCACGGCCAGGTATGCTTCGATTAACGCACACCTTGGCATAGAACAGAGCCGCCGCGACGATATGGAATCGCTCGGCTATGTGCTTATGTATTTCAATCGGGGGTCTTTGCCCTGGCAAGGGCTCAAAGCTGCGACTAAAAAGCAAAAGTATGAAAAGATAAGCGAAAAGAAAATGTCCACGCCCGTCGAAGTTTTATGTAAG GGATTTCCTGCCGAATTCGCCATGTATTTAAATTACACGCGAGGTTTACGTTTCGAAGAAAGTCCAGATTACATGTACCTTCGCCAACTTTTCCGCATACTCTTCCGTACGTTAAATCACCAGTATGATTACACGTTTGATTGGACGATGTTGAAGCAGAAGGTAGTAACTAGTAGTGTGAGTAGCGGGGCAACCGCAGGTGGTGCAGTTCAAGTCGCTCAGGGTGCTCAGGGGCAAACTCAAGCCCAAGGTCAGCCACCAGCTCTGGCTAATGCTCAATCAG GAGTACGTTAA
- the LOC143374027 gene encoding casein kinase I isoform X1, which translates to MEYSSYRVRVRTLNQLAMSVAKNDFIVGGKYRLMRKIGSGSFGDIYLGINISNGEEVAVKLESVRARHPQLLYESKLYKILHGGVGIPHIRWYGQEREYNVLVMDLLGPSLEDLFTFCSRRFTIKTVLMLADQMIGRIEYVHCKHFIHRDIKPDNFLMGIGRHCNKLFIIDFGLAKKYRDSRTRVHIIYREDKNLTGTARYASINAHLGIEQSRRDDMESLGYVLMYFNRGSLPWQGLKAATKKQKYEKISEKKMSTPVEVLCKGFPAEFAMYLNYTRGLRFEESPDYMYLRQLFRILFRTLNHQYDYTFDWTMLKQKVVTSSVSSGATAGGAVQVAQGAQGQTQAQGQPPALANAQSGVR; encoded by the exons ATGGAGTATTCGTCGTACCGGGTACGCGTTCGTACATTAAATCAG TTGGCGATGTCAGTAGCGAAGAATGATTTTATCGTGGGTGGCAAATACAGGCTGATGAGGAAGATCGGCTCAGGATCCTTCGGCGACATTTACCTCGGTATCAACATCTCTAATGGCGAG GAAGTTGCCGTTAAATTGGAGAGCGTGCGTGCTCGACATCCACAACTCTTATACGAGTCAAAGCTATATAAAATTCTACATGGAGGTGTAGGGATTCCTCATATACGTTG GTATGGACAAGAACGGGAATATAATGTACTTGTTATGGACCTTCTTGGTCCGTCTCTGGAAGACCTCTTCACTTTTTGCTCGAGAAGGTTTACAATTAAAACGGTCTTAATGCTGGCGGATCAGATGATCGGAAGGATCGAGTACGTTCATTGCAAACATTTCATCCACAGAGATATCAAGCCAGATAACTTCTTAATGGGTATCGGCCGTCATTGTAATAAG CTGTTTATTATTGATTTTGGATTAGCTAAAAAATATAGAGATAGTCGCACGAGAGTGCATATAATCTATCGGGAAGACAAAAATTTAACAGGCACGGCCAGGTATGCTTCGATTAACGCACACCTTGGCATAGAACAGAGCCGCCGCGACGATATGGAATCGCTCGGCTATGTGCTTATGTATTTCAATCGGGGGTCTTTGCCCTGGCAAGGGCTCAAAGCTGCGACTAAAAAGCAAAAGTATGAAAAGATAAGCGAAAAGAAAATGTCCACGCCCGTCGAAGTTTTATGTAAG GGATTTCCTGCCGAATTCGCCATGTATTTAAATTACACGCGAGGTTTACGTTTCGAAGAAAGTCCAGATTACATGTACCTTCGCCAACTTTTCCGCATACTCTTCCGTACGTTAAATCACCAGTATGATTACACGTTTGATTGGACGATGTTGAAGCAGAAGGTAGTAACTAGTAGTGTGAGTAGCGGGGCAACCGCAGGTGGTGCAGTTCAAGTCGCTCAGGGTGCTCAGGGGCAAACTCAAGCCCAAGGTCAGCCACCAGCTCTGGCTAATGCTCAATCAG GAGTACGTTAA
- the LOC143374027 gene encoding casein kinase I isoform X3 yields MEYSSYRLAMSVAKNDFIVGGKYRLMRKIGSGSFGDIYLGINISNGEEVAVKLESVRARHPQLLYESKLYKILHGGVGIPHIRWYGQEREYNVLVMDLLGPSLEDLFTFCSRRFTIKTVLMLADQMIGRIEYVHCKHFIHRDIKPDNFLMGIGRHCNKLFIIDFGLAKKYRDSRTRVHIIYREDKNLTGTARYASINAHLGIEQSRRDDMESLGYVLMYFNRGSLPWQGLKAATKKQKYEKISEKKMSTPVEVLCKGFPAEFAMYLNYTRGLRFEESPDYMYLRQLFRILFRTLNHQYDYTFDWTMLKQKVVTSSVSSGATAGGAVQVAQGAQGQTQAQGQPPALANAQSGVR; encoded by the exons ATGGAGTATTCGTCGTACCGG TTGGCGATGTCAGTAGCGAAGAATGATTTTATCGTGGGTGGCAAATACAGGCTGATGAGGAAGATCGGCTCAGGATCCTTCGGCGACATTTACCTCGGTATCAACATCTCTAATGGCGAG GAAGTTGCCGTTAAATTGGAGAGCGTGCGTGCTCGACATCCACAACTCTTATACGAGTCAAAGCTATATAAAATTCTACATGGAGGTGTAGGGATTCCTCATATACGTTG GTATGGACAAGAACGGGAATATAATGTACTTGTTATGGACCTTCTTGGTCCGTCTCTGGAAGACCTCTTCACTTTTTGCTCGAGAAGGTTTACAATTAAAACGGTCTTAATGCTGGCGGATCAGATGATCGGAAGGATCGAGTACGTTCATTGCAAACATTTCATCCACAGAGATATCAAGCCAGATAACTTCTTAATGGGTATCGGCCGTCATTGTAATAAG CTGTTTATTATTGATTTTGGATTAGCTAAAAAATATAGAGATAGTCGCACGAGAGTGCATATAATCTATCGGGAAGACAAAAATTTAACAGGCACGGCCAGGTATGCTTCGATTAACGCACACCTTGGCATAGAACAGAGCCGCCGCGACGATATGGAATCGCTCGGCTATGTGCTTATGTATTTCAATCGGGGGTCTTTGCCCTGGCAAGGGCTCAAAGCTGCGACTAAAAAGCAAAAGTATGAAAAGATAAGCGAAAAGAAAATGTCCACGCCCGTCGAAGTTTTATGTAAG GGATTTCCTGCCGAATTCGCCATGTATTTAAATTACACGCGAGGTTTACGTTTCGAAGAAAGTCCAGATTACATGTACCTTCGCCAACTTTTCCGCATACTCTTCCGTACGTTAAATCACCAGTATGATTACACGTTTGATTGGACGATGTTGAAGCAGAAGGTAGTAACTAGTAGTGTGAGTAGCGGGGCAACCGCAGGTGGTGCAGTTCAAGTCGCTCAGGGTGCTCAGGGGCAAACTCAAGCCCAAGGTCAGCCACCAGCTCTGGCTAATGCTCAATCAG GAGTACGTTAA
- the LOC143374027 gene encoding casein kinase I isoform X4, with protein sequence MSVAKNDFIVGGKYRLMRKIGSGSFGDIYLGINISNGEEVAVKLESVRARHPQLLYESKLYKILHGGVGIPHIRWYGQEREYNVLVMDLLGPSLEDLFTFCSRRFTIKTVLMLADQMIGRIEYVHCKHFIHRDIKPDNFLMGIGRHCNKLFIIDFGLAKKYRDSRTRVHIIYREDKNLTGTARYASINAHLGIEQSRRDDMESLGYVLMYFNRGSLPWQGLKAATKKQKYEKISEKKMSTPVEVLCKGFPAEFAMYLNYTRGLRFEESPDYMYLRQLFRILFRTLNHQYDYTFDWTMLKQKVVTSSVSSGATAGGAVQVAQGAQGQTQAQGQPPALANAQSGVR encoded by the exons ATGTCAGTAGCGAAGAATGATTTTATCGTGGGTGGCAAATACAGGCTGATGAGGAAGATCGGCTCAGGATCCTTCGGCGACATTTACCTCGGTATCAACATCTCTAATGGCGAG GAAGTTGCCGTTAAATTGGAGAGCGTGCGTGCTCGACATCCACAACTCTTATACGAGTCAAAGCTATATAAAATTCTACATGGAGGTGTAGGGATTCCTCATATACGTTG GTATGGACAAGAACGGGAATATAATGTACTTGTTATGGACCTTCTTGGTCCGTCTCTGGAAGACCTCTTCACTTTTTGCTCGAGAAGGTTTACAATTAAAACGGTCTTAATGCTGGCGGATCAGATGATCGGAAGGATCGAGTACGTTCATTGCAAACATTTCATCCACAGAGATATCAAGCCAGATAACTTCTTAATGGGTATCGGCCGTCATTGTAATAAG CTGTTTATTATTGATTTTGGATTAGCTAAAAAATATAGAGATAGTCGCACGAGAGTGCATATAATCTATCGGGAAGACAAAAATTTAACAGGCACGGCCAGGTATGCTTCGATTAACGCACACCTTGGCATAGAACAGAGCCGCCGCGACGATATGGAATCGCTCGGCTATGTGCTTATGTATTTCAATCGGGGGTCTTTGCCCTGGCAAGGGCTCAAAGCTGCGACTAAAAAGCAAAAGTATGAAAAGATAAGCGAAAAGAAAATGTCCACGCCCGTCGAAGTTTTATGTAAG GGATTTCCTGCCGAATTCGCCATGTATTTAAATTACACGCGAGGTTTACGTTTCGAAGAAAGTCCAGATTACATGTACCTTCGCCAACTTTTCCGCATACTCTTCCGTACGTTAAATCACCAGTATGATTACACGTTTGATTGGACGATGTTGAAGCAGAAGGTAGTAACTAGTAGTGTGAGTAGCGGGGCAACCGCAGGTGGTGCAGTTCAAGTCGCTCAGGGTGCTCAGGGGCAAACTCAAGCCCAAGGTCAGCCACCAGCTCTGGCTAATGCTCAATCAG GAGTACGTTAA
- the LOC143374012 gene encoding methionine--tRNA ligase, mitochondrial-like isoform X1: protein MAAALRNSIRLSQLIHTKHVCIGTESCNKRFIMTSRARLQKALEDVQKNPYFDKYAEKIAKLQKTSPEEFLRRVEQKETQLREKKVAANLKETYIQSSWTFPFSMKNAQRLRTPIRRNNFSDCAHKNTYITTPIFYVNAGPHVGHLYTAVLGDAIARFNSMMGHSVFLCTGTDEHGNKVEKAANAAALPTPQYCTAVSRQFQDMCHTFQVDYSRFIRTTERQHQGAVHHFWDCLEKKGHIYLGKYSGWYSVSDEAFVPDAELIETKDSAGNVIGVSTESGNPVEWTDEETYKFRLSSFQDDLKYWLKDENTVQPAIYRKILSTWIEKGLQDLSISRPISRAPWAIPNPSDESHTIYVWLDALVNYLTSIGYPDSSFKQFWPPTVQIVGKDILKFHGIYWPAFLMAVGLEPPRRLLCHGHWTVDDQKMSKSKGNVISPFEAMGNFTSDGLRYFLLRQAVLHADANYNEAKIQRVLNAELANTLGNLIKRCLGQSINPNHIIPDPAACISILKSEVALENIKTLEVISERVKEYYEECHLHHAVDAVMNMLHIANQMFEYHEPWHLCKSSDPDSIKELEAVISLALENIRVAGILLYPIVPRLSTSILDLLQVPKENRGWEDARPLHVTNSLTGGRIVSQNVVLFKKIKC from the exons ATGGCAGCTGCTTTGCGAAATTCGATACGATTGTCGCAGTTGATACATACGAAGCATGTTTGCATAGGCACGGAAAGTTGCAACAAACGGTTCATCATGACGAGTCGGGCCAGACTTCAGAAAGCTTTAGAAGATGTACAAAAGAATCCTTACTTTGACAAGTACGCCGAGAAGATAGCGAAGCTTCAGAAAACCAGCCCCGAAGAATTTCTGCGGCGTGTTGAGCAGAAAGAGACGCAGCTGCGAGAAAAGAAAG TTGCTGCCAATTTAAAAGAGACTTATATCCAATCATCATGGACATTTCCGTTTTCGATGAAGAATGCGCAACGATTGCGGACTCCTATTAGGAGAAACAATTTCAGCGATTGTGCGCATAAAAACACATATATCACTACACCAATATTTTATGTTAACGCTG GACCGCATGTTGGACACCTTTATACTGCAGTTTTGGGAGATGCTATAGCTAGATTCAATTCCATGATGGGGCACTCGGTATTTCTGTGCACAGGCACGGACGAGCACGGCAATAAAGTTGAGAAGGCCGCGAATGCAGCGGCTTTGCCAACTCCCCAATATTGTACAGCTGTTTCGCGGCAATTCCAAGATATGTGCCACACGTTCCAAGTCGACTATTCACGGTTCATTCGAACAACGGAGAGGCAGCATCAAGGAGCGGTTCATCACTTTTGG GATTGTTTAGAAAAAAAGGGGCATATTTATTTGGGAAAATATTCCGGATGGTACAGTGTGTCGGACGAGGCTTTTGTCCCAGATGCAGAATTAATAGAAACGAAGGATAGTGCTGGGAACGTTATCGGAGTATCCACGGAATCGGGGAATCCCGTGGAGTGGACTGACGAAGAAACGTACAAATTCCGGCTTAGCTCGTTCCAAGATGATTTAAAATATTGGCTGAAAGATG AAAATACAGTACAACCGGCGATATATCGGAAAATTTTGTCTACTTGGATCGAAAAAGGTCTACAAGACTTAAGTATTTCTAGACCTATTAGCAGAGCGCCCTGGGCAATTCCTAATCCCTCCGACGAGTCTCACACGATATACGTGTGGCTGGATGCGTtagtgaattatttaacttcgaTAGGATATCCAGACAGTTCGTTCAAACAATTTTGGCCACCAACTGTACAA ATCGTGGGGAAagacatattaaaatttcatggCATATATTGGCCAGCATTTTTGATGGCCGTTGGTCTTGAGCCACCGAGAAGGCTTCTGTGTCACGGGCATTGGACAGTTGATGATCAGAAAATGTCGAAATCTAAAGGGAATGTTATTTCGCCGTTCGAAGCCATGGGCAATTTCACATCAGATGGTTTAAGATACTTCCTCTTACGACAAGCAGTCCTGCATGCAGATGCAA ATTATAACGAGGCAAAGATTCAAAGAGTATTGAACGCAGAGCTGGCCAATACACtgggaaatttaattaaacggtGTTTGGGCCAGTCTATCAATCCGAATCATATAATACCCGACCCGGCCGCATGCATAAGCATTTTAAAGTCCGAGGTAGCTCTTGAGAACATAAAAACTTTGGAGGTAATAAGCGAAAGAGTGAAAGAGTATTACGAGGAATGCCATTTGCATCATGCAGTAGACGCTGTCATGAATATGTTACACATAGCAAATCAAATGTTCGAGTATCATGAACCGTGGCATTTATGTAAATCCAGTGATCCTGACTCGATCAAAGAATTGGAAGCCGTGATATCTCTCGCTTTAGAAAACATACGAGTGGCTGGCATACTATTGTATCCGATCGTACCAAGACTGAGCACTAGTATCCTGGACCTGCTTCAGGTCCCAAAAGAAAATCGCGGCTGGGAAGACGCGAGACCGCTTCATGTAACAAACTCTCTGACCGGGGGACGCATTGTATCACAGAACGTAgtgttatttaagaaaataaaatgttaa
- the LOC143374012 gene encoding ATP synthase mitochondrial F1 complex assembly factor 1-like isoform X4, producing MAAALRNSIRLSQLIHTKHVCIGTESCNKRFIMTSRARLQKALEDVQKNPYFDKYAEKIAKLQKTSPEEFLRRVEQKETQLREKKEKQQRESKFFESEAKPRLDQSQQPRQAQLASIMKVDMIQDKTKEEIVNIWRDYHKQKDCICSALTPEQFDKIFERGKRYPTFLLPLPREHGYEFIVAQFHGSEVHMTPLLWFQTHKENAPECLTMVHYTELKDSKGVVLMRGEFDKKSISVQEAQCLANELQLYYSTDNPKRLQLLETFTSKPDAFKHMDLIAQLETIQLDFRSD from the exons ATGGCAGCTGCTTTGCGAAATTCGATACGATTGTCGCAGTTGATACATACGAAGCATGTTTGCATAGGCACGGAAAGTTGCAACAAACGGTTCATCATGACGAGTCGGGCCAGACTTCAGAAAGCTTTAGAAGATGTACAAAAGAATCCTTACTTTGACAAGTACGCCGAGAAGATAGCGAAGCTTCAGAAAACCAGCCCCGAAGAATTTCTGCGGCGTGTTGAGCAGAAAGAGACGCAGCTGCGAGAAAAGAAAG AGAAACAACAGCGTGAGAGTAAGTTCTTTGAGAGCGAAGCGAAGCCGCGCCTGGATCAAAGCCAGCAACCCCGGCAAGCGCAATTGGCCAGTATAATGAAGGTGGATATGATTCAGGACAAAACGAAAGAGGAGATCGTAAATATTTGGAGAGACTACCATAAGCAGAAGGATTGTATATGTAGCGCATTAACGCCGGAGCAATTTGATAAAATATTCGAACGCGGGAAACGGtatccaacgtttctgttaccTCTACCTAGAGAGCACGGATACGAGTTTATCGTTGCTCAGTTTCATGGATCAGAGGTGCATATGACGCCGCTTTTGTGGTTCCAAACTCATAAAGAAAATGCGCCGGAATGTTTAACAATGGTGCATTACACCGAACTCAAAGACAGCAAAGGCGTTGTGCTTATGCGAGGCGAATTCGATAAGAAATCCATAAGCGTGCAGGAAGCGCAATGTTTAGCGAACGAGTTACAGTTGTATTATAGTACAGACAATCCCAAGAGATTGCAGTTGTTGGAGACGTTCACCAGTAAACCTGATGCGTTCAAGCACATGGATCTCATAGCTCAGTTAGAAACGATACAGTTAGATTTCCGTTCCGACTGA
- the LOC143374012 gene encoding methionine--tRNA ligase, mitochondrial-like isoform X3: protein MAAALRNSIRLSQLIHTKHVCIGTESCNKRFIMTSRARLQKALEDVQKNPYFDKYAEKIAKLQKTSPEEFLRRVEQKETQLREKKVAANLKETYIQSSWTFPFSMKNAQRLRTPIRRNNFSDCAHKNTYITTPIFYVNAGPHVGHLYTAVLGDAIARFNSMMGHSVFLCTGTDEHGNKVEKAANAAALPTPQYCTAVSRQFQDMCHTFQVDYSRFIRTTERQHQGAVHHFWDCLEKKGHIYLGKYSGWYSVSDEAFVPDAELIETKDSAGNVIGVSTESGNPVEWTDEETYKFRLSSFQDDLKYWLKDENTVQPAIYRKILSTWIEKGLQDLSISRPISRAPWAIPNPSDESHTIYVWLDALVNYLTSIGYPDSSFKQFWPPTVQNIYKHRSWGKTY, encoded by the exons ATGGCAGCTGCTTTGCGAAATTCGATACGATTGTCGCAGTTGATACATACGAAGCATGTTTGCATAGGCACGGAAAGTTGCAACAAACGGTTCATCATGACGAGTCGGGCCAGACTTCAGAAAGCTTTAGAAGATGTACAAAAGAATCCTTACTTTGACAAGTACGCCGAGAAGATAGCGAAGCTTCAGAAAACCAGCCCCGAAGAATTTCTGCGGCGTGTTGAGCAGAAAGAGACGCAGCTGCGAGAAAAGAAAG TTGCTGCCAATTTAAAAGAGACTTATATCCAATCATCATGGACATTTCCGTTTTCGATGAAGAATGCGCAACGATTGCGGACTCCTATTAGGAGAAACAATTTCAGCGATTGTGCGCATAAAAACACATATATCACTACACCAATATTTTATGTTAACGCTG GACCGCATGTTGGACACCTTTATACTGCAGTTTTGGGAGATGCTATAGCTAGATTCAATTCCATGATGGGGCACTCGGTATTTCTGTGCACAGGCACGGACGAGCACGGCAATAAAGTTGAGAAGGCCGCGAATGCAGCGGCTTTGCCAACTCCCCAATATTGTACAGCTGTTTCGCGGCAATTCCAAGATATGTGCCACACGTTCCAAGTCGACTATTCACGGTTCATTCGAACAACGGAGAGGCAGCATCAAGGAGCGGTTCATCACTTTTGG GATTGTTTAGAAAAAAAGGGGCATATTTATTTGGGAAAATATTCCGGATGGTACAGTGTGTCGGACGAGGCTTTTGTCCCAGATGCAGAATTAATAGAAACGAAGGATAGTGCTGGGAACGTTATCGGAGTATCCACGGAATCGGGGAATCCCGTGGAGTGGACTGACGAAGAAACGTACAAATTCCGGCTTAGCTCGTTCCAAGATGATTTAAAATATTGGCTGAAAGATG AAAATACAGTACAACCGGCGATATATCGGAAAATTTTGTCTACTTGGATCGAAAAAGGTCTACAAGACTTAAGTATTTCTAGACCTATTAGCAGAGCGCCCTGGGCAATTCCTAATCCCTCCGACGAGTCTCACACGATATACGTGTGGCTGGATGCGTtagtgaattatttaacttcgaTAGGATATCCAGACAGTTCGTTCAAACAATTTTGGCCACCAACTGTACAA aatatttacAAACACAGATCGTGGGGAAagacatattaa
- the LOC143374012 gene encoding methionine--tRNA ligase, mitochondrial-like isoform X5, producing MAAALRNSIRLSQLIHTKHVCIGTESCNKRFIMTSRARLQKALEDVQKNPYFDKYAEKIAKLQKTSPEEFLRRVEQKETQLREKKVAANLKETYIQSSWTFPFSMKNAQRLRTPIRRNNFSDCAHKNTYITTPIFYVNAGPHVGHLYTAVLGDAIARFNSMMGHSVFLCTGTDEHGNKVEKAANAAALPTPQYCTAVSRQFQDMCHTFQVDYSRFIRTTERQHQGAVHHFWVVKLRKWIV from the exons ATGGCAGCTGCTTTGCGAAATTCGATACGATTGTCGCAGTTGATACATACGAAGCATGTTTGCATAGGCACGGAAAGTTGCAACAAACGGTTCATCATGACGAGTCGGGCCAGACTTCAGAAAGCTTTAGAAGATGTACAAAAGAATCCTTACTTTGACAAGTACGCCGAGAAGATAGCGAAGCTTCAGAAAACCAGCCCCGAAGAATTTCTGCGGCGTGTTGAGCAGAAAGAGACGCAGCTGCGAGAAAAGAAAG TTGCTGCCAATTTAAAAGAGACTTATATCCAATCATCATGGACATTTCCGTTTTCGATGAAGAATGCGCAACGATTGCGGACTCCTATTAGGAGAAACAATTTCAGCGATTGTGCGCATAAAAACACATATATCACTACACCAATATTTTATGTTAACGCTG GACCGCATGTTGGACACCTTTATACTGCAGTTTTGGGAGATGCTATAGCTAGATTCAATTCCATGATGGGGCACTCGGTATTTCTGTGCACAGGCACGGACGAGCACGGCAATAAAGTTGAGAAGGCCGCGAATGCAGCGGCTTTGCCAACTCCCCAATATTGTACAGCTGTTTCGCGGCAATTCCAAGATATGTGCCACACGTTCCAAGTCGACTATTCACGGTTCATTCGAACAACGGAGAGGCAGCATCAAGGAGCGGTTCATCACTTTTGGGTTGTTAAACTAAGGAAATG GATTGTTTAG
- the LOC143374012 gene encoding methionine--tRNA ligase, mitochondrial-like isoform X2: protein MDCLEKKGHIYLGKYSGWYSVSDEAFVPDAELIETKDSAGNVIGVSTESGNPVEWTDEETYKFRLSSFQDDLKYWLKDENTVQPAIYRKILSTWIEKGLQDLSISRPISRAPWAIPNPSDESHTIYVWLDALVNYLTSIGYPDSSFKQFWPPTVQIVGKDILKFHGIYWPAFLMAVGLEPPRRLLCHGHWTVDDQKMSKSKGNVISPFEAMGNFTSDGLRYFLLRQAVLHADANYNEAKIQRVLNAELANTLGNLIKRCLGQSINPNHIIPDPAACISILKSEVALENIKTLEVISERVKEYYEECHLHHAVDAVMNMLHIANQMFEYHEPWHLCKSSDPDSIKELEAVISLALENIRVAGILLYPIVPRLSTSILDLLQVPKENRGWEDARPLHVTNSLTGGRIVSQNVVLFKKIKC, encoded by the exons ATG GATTGTTTAGAAAAAAAGGGGCATATTTATTTGGGAAAATATTCCGGATGGTACAGTGTGTCGGACGAGGCTTTTGTCCCAGATGCAGAATTAATAGAAACGAAGGATAGTGCTGGGAACGTTATCGGAGTATCCACGGAATCGGGGAATCCCGTGGAGTGGACTGACGAAGAAACGTACAAATTCCGGCTTAGCTCGTTCCAAGATGATTTAAAATATTGGCTGAAAGATG AAAATACAGTACAACCGGCGATATATCGGAAAATTTTGTCTACTTGGATCGAAAAAGGTCTACAAGACTTAAGTATTTCTAGACCTATTAGCAGAGCGCCCTGGGCAATTCCTAATCCCTCCGACGAGTCTCACACGATATACGTGTGGCTGGATGCGTtagtgaattatttaacttcgaTAGGATATCCAGACAGTTCGTTCAAACAATTTTGGCCACCAACTGTACAA ATCGTGGGGAAagacatattaaaatttcatggCATATATTGGCCAGCATTTTTGATGGCCGTTGGTCTTGAGCCACCGAGAAGGCTTCTGTGTCACGGGCATTGGACAGTTGATGATCAGAAAATGTCGAAATCTAAAGGGAATGTTATTTCGCCGTTCGAAGCCATGGGCAATTTCACATCAGATGGTTTAAGATACTTCCTCTTACGACAAGCAGTCCTGCATGCAGATGCAA ATTATAACGAGGCAAAGATTCAAAGAGTATTGAACGCAGAGCTGGCCAATACACtgggaaatttaattaaacggtGTTTGGGCCAGTCTATCAATCCGAATCATATAATACCCGACCCGGCCGCATGCATAAGCATTTTAAAGTCCGAGGTAGCTCTTGAGAACATAAAAACTTTGGAGGTAATAAGCGAAAGAGTGAAAGAGTATTACGAGGAATGCCATTTGCATCATGCAGTAGACGCTGTCATGAATATGTTACACATAGCAAATCAAATGTTCGAGTATCATGAACCGTGGCATTTATGTAAATCCAGTGATCCTGACTCGATCAAAGAATTGGAAGCCGTGATATCTCTCGCTTTAGAAAACATACGAGTGGCTGGCATACTATTGTATCCGATCGTACCAAGACTGAGCACTAGTATCCTGGACCTGCTTCAGGTCCCAAAAGAAAATCGCGGCTGGGAAGACGCGAGACCGCTTCATGTAACAAACTCTCTGACCGGGGGACGCATTGTATCACAGAACGTAgtgttatttaagaaaataaaatgttaa